One Microbacterium marinum genomic window, GCGGTCAAGCTCGGCCCGCTCGTGCCGGGCGAGGTGCTGCTCGACGCGTTCGAGTTGGCCCGCGACATCCGCGAACTCGACATGCGCGCATCTCCGTACGACCTCCGCGACTGGGGCTATGAGCCGGTCGCGGTAGAGACGTCGGCCGGGAAGGCCGCGTACGTCGCCGCCCAGCGGGGGTTCACCGAGCGGGCTCAGCCGATCCGTCGCGGGCTCCTCGAGCGGATCGGCTGAGCGCGGGTCACTCCAGCTCGATGGTCGCGTCGGGGTTGTTCAGAACGATCATCGGGGTCACGGTCGCATGTCCCGCCGCCGCGATCCGGTCGCGATCGAACCGGACGAGCGGATCGCCGGTCTTCACGACGTCACCCGCCGCCACGAGCGTCTCGAAACCGTCGCCCTTCATCGAGACCGTGTCGATGCCGATGTGGATGAGGAGCTCGGTCCCGTCGTTCAAGCGGAGTCCGATCGCATGGCCGGTCGGGAAGACGCTCTCGACGGTGCCGTCGGCGGGCGCCGTGACGACGTCGTCCGTCGGCTCGATCGCGATGCCCGGCCCCATCGTGCCGTCCGAGAACATCTCGTCGGGCACGTCGCTCAGAGGGACGACTCGTCCGGCCACGGGGGCTTTCACCCGCACGACGGCCGGTGCGGTCGTGGCGACGGTCACCGGGGCCTCGGCTCCGGCCGGAGCGGATGCCGCACGTCCCCGCCCGGCGATCACGTCCTCCATCGCATCTTTCACGAACTGCACGTTCAACCCGTAGACGACCTGCACCGAGGTGCCACCGGGGCGGATCGTGCCCGCAGCGCCCGCGCGTGCGAGTGCCTTGTCATCGACCTTGGACGTGTCCGCGACCTCCATGCGGAGTCGGGTGGCGCAGTTCTCGAGCTCGACGATGTTCGCGCTGCCGCCGAGGGCCGCGACGAACCGCTCGGCCGTGGCGTGGAAGTCGCCGCGAGGTGCGGCATCCGTCGTCTCGTCGTCGATGACCTCGTCGTCTTCGCGACCGGGCGTCTTCAGGTCCCACCGGCGGATGATCCAGCGGAACACGACGAAGTACACCGCGAACCAGAACACGCCCATCACGGGAATGAGCCAGGGGTTCTGCGCGAGCGGGTTCATCCAGCTCAAGACGAGGTCGATGAACCCGCCGGAGAAGCCGAACCCCATCCGCACCGGCAGAAGCGCCGAGACGAACAGCGAGATGCCCATGAACACGGCATGCACGAGGTACAGCCACGGGGCCAGGAACATGAACGCGAATTCGAGCGGCTCGGTGACGCCGACGAAGAACGACGAGATGGCGCCGGAGAGCAGGATGCCGGCGGTGACCTTGCGCCGCGTCGTCTTCGCCGTCACGTACATCGCCAGAGCAGCACCCGGGAGGCCGAACATCATGATGGGGAAGAAGCCGGTCATGTACTGACCGGTGACCCCGTACACACCATCGCCCGAGGATCCCTGCAGGAAGTTGTTGAGGTCGTTGATTCCGGCGACGTCGAACCAGAACACGGAGTTCAGGGCGTGGTGCAGGCCGAGCGGGATGAGCAGGCGGTTGAAGAAGCCGTACAGGCCTGCACCGACGGGCCCGAGCGTGACGATCCATTCGCCGAAGCTGACGAGCCCGCCGTAGACGAACGGCCACACGAACATCAGCGCGACGGAGAGGACGAGGGAGGCGCCTGCAGTCACGATCGCGACCGATCGACGACCGGAGAAGAACGACAGCGCGTCGGGGAGCTTCGTGTCGCGGAAGCGGTTGTAGCACCAGGCGCCGATGAGACCGCAGATGATGCCGACGAAGACGTTCTGGATGTTGGTGAACGCGAGGTCGACATCCTCTGCTGCGGCGCCGGTGAGAGCGCCGATCGTGGTCGGGCTCAGCATCGTCGTGACCGTGAGCCACGAAACGAGGCCCGCGAGTGCCGACGTGCCGTCGGATTTCTTCGCCATGCCGATCGACACACCCACCGCGAACAGCAGTGCGATGTTGCTGAGCAGGGCGCCGCCCGCCGCGGCGAGGAAGGCCGACGCGACGTTGTCGTCCCCGCCGTTCGCGGACTTGATCCAGTAACCGATGCCCGAGAGGATCGCCGCGACCGGCAAGACGGCGACCGGCAGCATGAGGGATCGACCCAGCCGTTGGAAGAACTTCATCGTGACTCCCGTCCCGGCTCCCCCGATGGAGCCCTGCCGAGAGAGTACGCCTCCGATCGTCGCAGCACCGGGACGTCCACGCGCGTCGGAGCCGGGTCAACCCTCTCGCGCCTCCCGCTCCGCGAGCGCAGGATGAGGGGGACGAAAGGATGACTCATGACCGATGCACCCACATCGCCCGAGAACCTGGAGCGCTTCGCGGCCGGCGAGGGCGAGCACCTGCCACCGGCACCCGAAGGCGCCCCGGCCGGTCCTGACGACGCGGAGGAAGTGTTCACTCCTCCGCCGGGCAACACGCCGTACGCCGCCCGCACCACAGTGGACGACAATCGGACGCCCGAAGACGAGAGCGCCATCGACCCGAGCTGGACCAGAGAATAGCCGGAAACCACAAAACCCCCGGAGAACCGGGGGTTTTCGTGGACCTGAGGGGACTCGAACCCCTGACCCCCTGCATGCCATGCAGGTGCGCTACCAGCTGCGCCACAGGCCCTTGGTCGCCGCTCGCGGCAACCCATTCAGCTTACTACACGTGAACGGGTGCTTCGAACGGAAGTGGGCGACTCAGTCGGACGATGCACTCTCGGACACTCCGACGGGGATGATCGGGCAGTCCTTCCAGAGCCGCTCCAGCCCGTAGAAGACGCGCTCCTCCTCGTGGAACACGTGGACCACGAGATCGCCGAAGTCGAGCAGGATCCAGCGGGCCTCGCTTCGTCCCTCACGGCGGAGCCGCTTCTGACCCGCCTCCAGCATCCGCTCCTCGACCTCGTCGGCGATCGCCGCGACGTTGCGCTCACTGGAACCGGTGACGAGAAGAAAGGCATCAACGAGCGGCAGCGGCTCGGACACGTCGAAAGCGACGAAGTCCTCCCCGCCTTTGCTGTCAGCCGCCGCGGCGGCGATCCGCACGAGCTCGTGCGTGTGTTCGGTGGCAACCATCAGAAGACTCCATTCACGACGGCCAGAATCAGGACCGTCGCCAGCGCGAGGGCGAGAGCACCGGCGGTGATCGCCAGTGTCATCATCAGCCGGCTGCCCTTTTCGGGCGCCGGCGGACGGATGATCTCGTCCGCGCTCTTGATCGTGCTGATCGCCGAGCTCGCGGCGATCGGGGTGGGTGAAGACGCGGGAGGGAGCTCCCCGTCGATGAGCGCCGCGTCGAGGTCTTTGCCGTCCTGCGAGCCGGGCACGGCTCCGGTGGAACCGTAGTTCTGCGGAAGCGAGTAGCTGCCGGTGATCAGCAGCTCACCCGTACCGATGATCGGAACGGACAGCGACCCCGTCTCGGGTGTCTGCGAAAGGATCAGCGCGTTCGGGGCCGAGCTCGAGCCGCCGCCGCCGCCGCGAGCGAGCAGGTGATCGAAGGATGCCGGCAACTCGACATCGCCAGGCTCGCCGGAAAGCAGCTGCGCGCCGAGACCCGGTGCGACGACCGGCGCCTTCTCCGTAGACTCCGCCTCGTCGTCGGTCTTGGGCTCCTCGGCCACGGCCGGGTCCTCGTCAGCCGCGTCGTCGTCGGCAGCATCGTCGGCGGCCTCCGCCTCGGGCTCGACGTCCGCAACGGGTTCCGGCTGGGACTCGTCGTCGACCTCCGCCTCGGGCTCCACGACCGGTTCTGCCTCCACCGCCGCGACGTCGTCCTGGTCTCGGTCGGACTCGTCGTGCGGCACGAGCTCAATCGCGGCGGTCCGCAGCTTGGCCTGGGCGCGCGCCTGCTTGCGACTGATCGGCCGGGCGTCGCCGTCAGCATCCGAGGCGACCACCTCGTCGACAGCGGGTTCCGACTCGGTGTCGACGGCAACAGACGAAGTGGACTCGGGCGCCTCTTCGACCGCGACGTCGTCCGTCTGCGTCTCCGCAGTCGCCGCGGCCGCCGCGGCTTCGTCCGCCTCCTCCTGCGTGATGATGGGGGTCGACGCCGTGTTGCGCAGTTCGCGCAGCTGCCGCCGGGTCAGCGGAGGGCTGGGCTGGTCTGGTGTGCTCATGCCTTGCTCCGATACAGGTGGTGCTTCGCAATGTATTGGACGACGCCGTCCGGGACGAGGTACCACACCGGGTTTCCCCGACTCACGCGCTCGCGACAGTCGGTGGACGAGATGGCCAGCGCCGGGATCTCGAGTTCGCTGACGTCATCGGAAGGCAGTCCGTCGACGCTCAGCGTGTGTCCGGGGCGCGACACGGCGACGAAGTGGGCGAGATCCCACAACTCCTGCACATCGCGCCAGCCGAGGATCTGCGCGATGGCGTCCGCGCCGGTGATGAAGAACAGATCCGCGTCGGGCCGCTGGGCCTTGAGGTCGCGGAGGGTGTCGATCGTGTAGGTGGCACCCCGGCGGTCCACATCCACGCGGCTGACGGTGAACATCGGATTGGATGCCGTCGCGATGACGGTCATCAGGTAGCGATGCTCGGCCGAGGAGACGCCCGACTTCTGCCATGGCTCGCCGGTGGGGACGAAGATCACCTCGTCGAGATCGAACGACTGCGCGACCTCGCTCGCGGCGACGAGGTGACCATGGTGGATCGGGTCGAACGTCCCGCCCATCACCCCGATCCGCGGGGCACGCGTCGATGCCATTGCGGCGGCCTCAGTGGTGGCCGTGGCCCGCCTGCGGTGCCGGGTTCTTGGCCGCGTACGCCTCGGCCTTGTGCGCGTGGCGGTTGGCGACGTTGCGGTACGAAAGGGTGACCAGACCCAGCGAGAGGAAGACCACGAAGGCGACGATGCCGTATCCGAAGGTCTCCGCCATGACGTTGCCGCCGTGGGGCTCGGTCTCGGCTGCGGCGAGAGTGAGGGTCGTCGCGAAATTCATTCGGGCTCCGTTCGAGGATTCGGGTGCTCGACCAGTTTAGGCGGTCAGCGGCGGATCTGCCCGTTGCCGCGGGCGAGCCATTTGGTGGTGGTCAGCTCGGGAAGCCCCATCGGTCCGCGGGCGTGCAGCTTCTGCGTGGAGATGCCCACCTCCGCGCCGAAGCCGAACTCCCCGCCGTCGGTGAAGCGCGTCGACGCGTTGACCATCACGACGGCCGAATCGACCTCCTTCAGGAAGCGCTCGGCGTTCGCCTCGTCGTCGGTGACGATGGCTTCGGTGTGCTGAGTGGAGTACCGGCGGATGTGCGCGAGCGCGCCATCCAGGTCGTCCACGACGCGGACCGACACGTCGAGGCTCATGTGCTCGGTGGACCAGTCCGCCTCGGTCGTGGGCACGACTCCCCCGGCGAGGCCGCGAACCTCGTCGTCGCCGTGGACGGTGACGCCGTGCTCCTGCAGTGTGGCCACGACCGGTGCGATGAGGCGGTCCGCGGCGTCGCGGTGGACGAGCACCGTCTCGACCGAATTGCACACGCTGGGTCGCTGCACCTTCGCGTTGACGACGATCTCTGTCGCCCGCTTCAACGGCGCGCTGGCGTCCAGCACGATGTGAACGACGCCGGCTCCGGTCTCGATCACCGGCACCGAAGACTCGGTCACGACCGTCTCGATCAGTCCCGCGCTCCCCCGCGGCACGAGCACATCGACCAGCCCACGCGCCCGCATCAGGGCCCGCGCGCCGTCACGACCGAAGTCGTCGACCGTCTGGATGGCCTCCGGGTCCACCCCGGAATCGCTCAGCGCACTCCGCATGACCCGGATCAGTGCGGCGTTCGATGCCAGCGCAGCCGAACCTCCCCGCAAGACGACGGCGTTGCCCGATCGGAGCGCAAGCGCGGCGATGTCGACGGTCACGTTCGGGCGAGCCTCGTAGATCGAGCCGACGACCCCGAAGGGCACCGAGACCTTCTGCAGGTGCAGCCCATTGTCGAGGGTGCGGTCATCGAGCACGTGGCCGACGGGGTCGGGGAGTTCCGCGACGTCGCGGACGGCGGCGGCGAGAGCCCGCACGCGCGGCTCGTCGAGGCGCAGCCGGTCGAGGAGACCCGCAGAGATCCCCTCCGCCTCCCCCCGGGCCAGATCCTCCGCGTTCGCGGCGACGATCTCCTCGACGTGCGCGTCAAGTGCGCGCGCGATCTCGTGCAGCAGCGCCGACTTCGCGGCATCCGACAGAAGACCGACCGAGCGCGATGCCTCGCGTGCGAGCTGCATCCGCTCCTGGGCGGTGACGACGGTGAGGCTCATCCCGCCAGTCTAGGGCGGGCCCGACACCCGCCGATGCTCAGTCGACGGCGACGCGGATCGGCGCGGTTCCGGGCACCGCAGCCGGCGTCGGATTCGGGGCGAACCAGGTGCCCACGTCATCGCCACGAAGGGCATCGAAGACGAGGTCGGCACTCGTCACGAGCACCCCGATCCCGGCAGTGGATGCCAGTCGCGCAGCCGAGACCTTCGTCGCCGCACCGCCGGTGCCGACGCTGTTCACCACGACCGACCCGAACTGGTAGCCGGCGAGGTCGTCGCCGAAATCGACGTGGTGGATCGGCCTCGCGCCGGGCTCCCCCGGCGGGCGGGTGTACAGGCTCTCGATGTCGCTGAGGAGGACGAGCGCGTCGGCGCCGATCAGCTGCGCCACGAGCGCCGCGAGACGGTCGTTGTCGCCGAATCGGATCTCGTGGGTCGCGACCGTGTCGTTCTCGTTCACGATGGGCAGGATGCGCAGCCCCAGGAGGCGCTCCATGGCACGTCGCGCGTTGGAACGGTGCGTCGGGTTCTCGAGGTCGCCGGCGGTCAGCAGAACCTGCCCGGCAACGATCTCGAAGGGACGCAGCGCCTCCTGATAGCGATAGATCAGGACGTTCTGCCCGACGGCGGCCGCGGCCTGCTGGGTGGCGAGGTCGCTCGGTCGGGAGTCGAGCAGGAGGAACGGCATCCCGGTCGCGATCGCACCCGACGAGACGAGCACGACCTCCGTACCGCGCGCGTGAGCCTCAGCGAGGGCCTCCACGATGGGCTGGATCTTCTCCGCGTTCTCCCCGCTGATGGACGAAGAGCCGACCTTCACCACGACCCGGCGGGCACCGGCGAGACCGGCGCGATCCTGCAGGCTCACGACTCGTCCTCGTCCTCCCAGCCGTCGCCGCGGGCGGCGAGGCGCTCGGACTCCAGCTCGGCACGAGCCTCCGCTTTGGCATCCATACGCTCGTGATACCGCTCACGGCGCTGCGACGTGGTTCGGCGGGGGTTGAGGTCGAGGCGGGGGTCGGTTCCTCGGGGCGCCGTCATGAGCTCGGCGGCAGAGCTGAGTGAGGGATGCCAGTCGAAGACGATTCCGGCGCCCGGGCCGATCACGACGGTCGAGCCCGCGTCCGCCCCCACACGGAACAGTTCATCTTCGATGCCCAGCTTCTCGAGCCGGTCCGCGAGGAAGCCGACGGCCTCCTCGTTCTGGAAGTCGGTCTGCTGCACCCAGCGCACCGGCTTCGTGCCCAGGATGCGGTAGATGTTGCCGTACGTGCCGCCCTCGACGCGG contains:
- the nagE gene encoding N-acetylglucosamine-specific PTS transporter subunit IIBC, producing the protein MKFFQRLGRSLMLPVAVLPVAAILSGIGYWIKSANGGDDNVASAFLAAAGGALLSNIALLFAVGVSIGMAKKSDGTSALAGLVSWLTVTTMLSPTTIGALTGAAAEDVDLAFTNIQNVFVGIICGLIGAWCYNRFRDTKLPDALSFFSGRRSVAIVTAGASLVLSVALMFVWPFVYGGLVSFGEWIVTLGPVGAGLYGFFNRLLIPLGLHHALNSVFWFDVAGINDLNNFLQGSSGDGVYGVTGQYMTGFFPIMMFGLPGAALAMYVTAKTTRRKVTAGILLSGAISSFFVGVTEPLEFAFMFLAPWLYLVHAVFMGISLFVSALLPVRMGFGFSGGFIDLVLSWMNPLAQNPWLIPVMGVFWFAVYFVVFRWIIRRWDLKTPGREDDEVIDDETTDAAPRGDFHATAERFVAALGGSANIVELENCATRLRMEVADTSKVDDKALARAGAAGTIRPGGTSVQVVYGLNVQFVKDAMEDVIAGRGRAASAPAGAEAPVTVATTAPAVVRVKAPVAGRVVPLSDVPDEMFSDGTMGPGIAIEPTDDVVTAPADGTVESVFPTGHAIGLRLNDGTELLIHIGIDTVSMKGDGFETLVAAGDVVKTGDPLVRFDRDRIAAAGHATVTPMIVLNNPDATIELE
- the proB gene encoding glutamate 5-kinase — its product is MSLQDRAGLAGARRVVVKVGSSSISGENAEKIQPIVEALAEAHARGTEVVLVSSGAIATGMPFLLLDSRPSDLATQQAAAAVGQNVLIYRYQEALRPFEIVAGQVLLTAGDLENPTHRSNARRAMERLLGLRILPIVNENDTVATHEIRFGDNDRLAALVAQLIGADALVLLSDIESLYTRPPGEPGARPIHHVDFGDDLAGYQFGSVVVNSVGTGGAATKVSAARLASTAGIGVLVTSADLVFDALRGDDVGTWFAPNPTPAAVPGTAPIRVAVD
- the rsfS gene encoding ribosome silencing factor encodes the protein MVATEHTHELVRIAAAAADSKGGEDFVAFDVSEPLPLVDAFLLVTGSSERNVAAIADEVEERMLEAGQKRLRREGRSEARWILLDFGDLVVHVFHEEERVFYGLERLWKDCPIIPVGVSESASSD
- the nadD gene encoding nicotinate-nucleotide adenylyltransferase, producing the protein MASTRAPRIGVMGGTFDPIHHGHLVAASEVAQSFDLDEVIFVPTGEPWQKSGVSSAEHRYLMTVIATASNPMFTVSRVDVDRRGATYTIDTLRDLKAQRPDADLFFITGADAIAQILGWRDVQELWDLAHFVAVSRPGHTLSVDGLPSDDVSELEIPALAISSTDCRERVSRGNPVWYLVPDGVVQYIAKHHLYRSKA
- a CDS encoding glutamate-5-semialdehyde dehydrogenase; amino-acid sequence: MSLTVVTAQERMQLAREASRSVGLLSDAAKSALLHEIARALDAHVEEIVAANAEDLARGEAEGISAGLLDRLRLDEPRVRALAAAVRDVAELPDPVGHVLDDRTLDNGLHLQKVSVPFGVVGSIYEARPNVTVDIAALALRSGNAVVLRGGSAALASNAALIRVMRSALSDSGVDPEAIQTVDDFGRDGARALMRARGLVDVLVPRGSAGLIETVVTESSVPVIETGAGVVHIVLDASAPLKRATEIVVNAKVQRPSVCNSVETVLVHRDAADRLIAPVVATLQEHGVTVHGDDEVRGLAGGVVPTTEADWSTEHMSLDVSVRVVDDLDGALAHIRRYSTQHTEAIVTDDEANAERFLKEVDSAVVMVNASTRFTDGGEFGFGAEVGISTQKLHARGPMGLPELTTTKWLARGNGQIRR